The window CCACCGGGGCTGCCCTTGCCGTCGCGCTCGCCGAGCGCTTTGGTCCCTTACCGGCCATGACACCCTGGCAGGTGGGCCTGGGCGCCGGTTCCCGCGAGCTAGCCATCCCTAACCTCTTGCGGCTCTGGTTGGGCGATGCCGCATCCCGGGGCAGCGCAGCCCAAGAGCCCATCGCCGTACTCGAGACGCAGCTGGATGACCTTAGCCCGCAGGCGATCGCTTACACCACCGAGGCCCTGTTTGGCACCGGGGCAGCGGATGTGTTTACCCAGGCCATCGGCATGAAAAAAAGCCGCAACGGCATCCTGCTCACGGTGGTGTGCCCGCCCGAGCGGGCTGCGGACTGCGAGGCCGTGCTGTTCCGCGAGACAACCACCTTGGGCGTGCGGCACAGCCAGCAGGTGCGCACTGCGCTACCGCGCGCGATCCGGCGCGTGGAGACGCCGCTGGGGCCAGTGCGCGTCAAGGTTGCCTTCCGCAGCGATGCCGCCTCACAGGCGCCGCTGGGCATCCAGCCCGAGTACGAAGACTGCGCCCAACTGGCCCGCACCCACGACTGCCCTTGGCACGTCGTGCACCAGATGGCGATTGAGGCATGGAAGGTGCAGCAAACCAGCTAGCCGAAGCTAGCCCTGCTCGGCCTCGACCCCCTGGTCGGCTTCCTCAGCCTCAGCATCCTCGGGCTCGGCTGCCATGCCGTCAGCCATTTCCTCGGGGGCCCCTTCAGCCTCGGCTTCGCCACTGTCGGCCATGCCGGCTTCGGCACCGTTAGCCTCAGCCTCCTCGGGAGAAGCTGCCGGTTCGCCGCCCTCATCGGCTGCATCGCCTTCGGCCTGGGCGGTTTCGCCGCCTTCAGCCGGGGCGGCTTGTTCTTCTTCAAACTGGGCTGCTTCGCCTTCCTCGGGCGCTGCCGCTTCTTCAGGTTCTTCCGCTCCGTCTGCCGCTTCAGCCGGCTCGGCCGGCGCTTCCGGCTCGGCAGCTTCTCCTTCATCTTGCGGGGCCGGTTCGGATTCGACTGCCTCCTGCTCCGATAGCTCCTGCGGGACTTGCTCGGGGGCCTCTTCAACTTCGGGAGCTGTAGCCTCGGGGTCTGTTGCCTCAACACCGCCACCGCAGGCGGTCGTTACCAGTAACAAAGCAGCGCTGCAGGCCAGCGCTAGGGCTTGTCGGACTCGCGCGAACCACGCCATCATCATCTGCCTCCGCGATCGCCTATGGGGGATTGAATTAGGGATGCCCGGCCCCAGGGCCGAGCCAGAAACCGCTAGCAGCGGGCGCAACCCCGACCGCGGCCGGCCGCGATCGGGGCGGTAAACTAGCTAGCCCCTAGAGTTCGCTAGCCGCCACCCGACTCACCGGAACCGGTGGAACCGCCACCTTCCATGTCGCCAGAGCCGGTGCCTTCACCTTCCATGCTCTCTTCTTCTTGCATTTCGCCATTGCCGGTTCCAGCACCGCCGTCGGTACCGCCACCAGGACCACCCTGCTGGCAGGCAGCGCCCAGCGTCAGGATGGCACCTGCTAGCAGCACCAGGGACAGTTGGCGCAGGCGCAGTGCGTTCAGCAATTTCGTCACAGTGAATGCTCCTTAGTTTTCGTTCGTGCCTCAAAGCGAGCAGCTGCAAGCGCAAGCTTGCTGGCTCCTCACTCGAGTCCCCAAAAGCCTAGTGGGATGGGCTCACTACCGTCAAGAGCCCGCTAGGGATTTTGCTCGGGCTGCCAGTTTTCTTTCACGACCTGGCGCGCCCGGGCAACGACGAGCGCTTGATGGGGCACGTCGTCGGTTACTACAGAGCCAGCTCCGACGGTGACGCCATCGCCCAGCGCCACAGGCGCCACCAGCACGCTGTTAGCCCCTGTTTTGGTGCTATCGCCAATGTGGCTGGCGTGCTTTTGCCGGCCATCGTAGTTGGCCACAATCGTGCCGGCACCAACGTTGACGGCTCGGCCCAGCGTGGCATCGCCCAAATAACTCAAATGGGCGACGTTGGCATTGGCTCCCACCTGGGTGTTTTTGATCTCGACAAAGTTACCCACCCGGCACCCGGCGGCTAGCTGGGTTCGGCCGCGCACGTGGGCGTAAGGGCCGATTTGAGCGCCTTCGGCGATTGTGCTGTCGCGGATGGTGGAATGCCAAACCGTGGCGCCCTCCCCAATGTGGCTGTTGTCGATCCAGGTGCCCGGGCCGATGCGGCTGCCGGCACCAATGGCGCAGTGGCCGCGCAGGTGCGTCTGGGGCTCGAGGACGACATCAGGCTGGAGCCGGACGGTCTCATCGATGGTGATGCTGGCGGGATCCACCATGGTGACGCCGGCTGCCATCCACGCCTGCTTGATGCGCGCCTGCAGGCTGTCGTTGGCGGCTGCGAGCTGGGCGCGATCATTGATGCCAGCGATCTCGTCGGGATCGCTGGCATCGACGGCCATTACGGGCTGGAGAAAGTCGATGGCCTCGGTCAGGTAGTACTCTTGCTTGGCGTTGTCGGCCGAGAGTTTCGGCAGCACTGGGGCGAGCTGCCGCCAGCTAAAGCAGTAGATACCAGCGTTGATGCGATCGGTGGCTTTTTGCTCGGGCGTGCAGTCTTTATCTTCAACGATCGCGCGCACGATCCCGCCCTCGTCGCAGAAAACGCGGCCGTAGCCGCTGGGATCGGGTAAGCGTACGGTTAGGAGCGTTGCGGCGTTTTGCTGGCGCTGGTGCACCTGCAGCAGCCGCTGTAGCGTCTCGGGCCGCAGCAGCGGTACGTCGCCGTTGAGCACCAGCAAGTCGCCGTCGAAATCGGTTAAGTGCGGCTCGAGCTGCCGGAGGGCGTGGCCGGTCCCCAGCTGCTGCGCCTGCTCGACGAACTCAACACCCTCCCAGGCCTGCAGCGCCTGCCGGACGCGATCGGCACCGTAGCCTACGATCGCAAAGCATCGCTCCGGCTGGAGCGGTTCGCAGCTATCCAGCACGCGCTCGACCATCGAGCGCCCGCTCAGCGAGTGCAAAACTTTCGGGTGCTCAGATCGCATGCGCGTGCCGCGCCCGGCTGCCAAAACGGCTACCGCTACCATGGCTTCGACTCAAATCCTGCCAATTCCGAAGCGAGTATACCGCTTCAGGCAGGTGCCGGCAACGCCCGGCAGCTCAGGTCTCCTCGCGGTGCAAGACAAATACCTTGGAGGTCTCGGGCTGCAGCTCGAGGGACACCGTGCCCTGGCGGATGGGAGTCTGGTCCCCCGTTGCTACGTTCTGGCAGGTGGCAATGCCCTCGCCCGCGAGCGGCAGCTCAAACCGGCCGCCATGGGTGGAGTAGGCGTAGAGGATCGAATCCCTGCTGGGCAATTCCTCGGGCGCCGACTGCGGCTCGCGCACCATGAAAATGTCCTCGTTAGCCCGGGCGCGCTCGGGGAATAAAAAGCGCGTCTCGCCGTAGCGCAGGACCGGATGCTGCTGGCGCAGCTGGGCCATCCGGCGCGTGGTTCGGTGGAGCTTGGCGCTCCAGCCCGGCGAGCCCGGCCAGATCATTATGGGGCGGTTGAAGGGATCGCCGCCCATCCCGAACAATCCCTCGTGATCGGGGTGGTAGGGCACGGCCAGGGCAGTTTCGGCGCCGTACATGATCATGGGAACCCCGCGCGCGGCAAACAAGAACTCGATGGCGCTGGCGTAGGCGCGCTCGCTCATGTGGGGGTATTTGGTCTTGAGCCGCGGCTCGTCGTGGTTTTCTAGAAACGTCACCCAGCCGCGGGCTTCGCGATTGGGGATGCGATCGAGCGAGCGTCGCGGCACATCCAGGGTGCGCGCCGGATCGAGCAGCCAGTGGAAAAAGCGCTGCAGGGCGCTTTCGTTGTAGCGCTGGCCCTGGCGCCCCAGGGTGACCTCGCGCAGCATGAAGGTGCGGCCATCCCAGTGGCGCTCGCCGGCAAAAAAGCGGCGCGCTGCCAAGCTCAAGTCAAAGTCGAACTGGGTGTAGTGCTCGGTCTCGGCGATCCAGTCGATGCTGGCGGGCTCGCGGTAGCCGCCGCCAAAGAACTCGCCGATGAGCACCGCCGAGGGATCGATCGCCAGCACCCGCTGCTCCAAGGTGCGCCAAAAATCGGCGTTGACGTGCTTGACCGCATCCAAGCGGAAACCGGCCACTTGCTCGCCGCCCTCATTAAAGGTCAGCCAAAACTCGACTGCATCCAGCAGGTACTGCGCCACGGCCGGCTTGTCGTGGTCGAGATCGGGCAAGCCGCCCGGCAGCCATCCTTTTTGGATGTTTTCTTTGTCGGGGCGGCTGGTGTCGATGGGCTGGAAGGGATGGAACCAGTCCTGGGGATCGGCGGTTTGGGTGGCCGGGTCCCAGTACTGGGCCACCCGCTCGCCGTGGCGGTAAACGCTGCCGTTATCGGCAAACCAAAACCCGATCGAGTCGGGTTCAAAAGCCGGTGGCGTGCGGAACTCGGGATAGGGCGAGGTGTGGTTGAGCGTCAGATCCAGGATGACGCCAATGCCGCGCCGACCGGCTTCATCGAGCAGGCGGCGCAGCACGTCAAAGCGATCACGGCCGTGGGTGTTGCGAAAGTGCTCGTCGATCTCGAACCAGTCTTTAGTCCAGTAGCCGTGGAACGGGGCTGAGGCGTGCGCGTAGAGCCCGTCGGCTTGGTCCAGATCGCTTTGCGCGTCCTGGTGCAGGTAGTGACTGGATTGCGGGTAGTAAATCAGGCCGTTGGCATTGTCTTGGATGGGCGAGAGCACGATCTTGGTCACGCCCAAATCTTGGAGGTAATCGAGCTTGCGGATGACGCCTTCCAAATCGCCGCCCCAGTACAGCCCCATGTAGCGATGGCTGGGATCGTAGGTCTGGCGCAGCAGCAGCCGATTGAGCCGGTTGTACTGCCGCGTTGACTCATCCAGCTCCGGCGAGAGCGGAAAGGCCGACTCGGGCAGGTTGTTGGCGGAATTGGCGTCGAAAAAGCGATCGACGATGATGTAGTAGAGGACGTCGTTTTCCAGGTTGCCCTTGGTGCGCGGGCTGGCAGCTGCCTGGGCGCGTGCGGGGTCGCCCCCGAGCAGCCCCCCCAAGCCGATCGCGCTCAACAGCAAAATTGCGACAAGGGCGCAGTGCAGGCAGCGGGGCATGGCTATCGCGTTGCAACGTTGCTTCCATCGCGCAGGAACAGGGCGTCCCAGCGCTGGGGAAATTGCTCGAGCAGCTCCTGGGAGGTGCTGGCTGCGCGCGGTCGGGCGGCGCTGGTTTGTTCCACCTGGCTCAGGTGCGTGCGATCCAGCTCGCCCTGCTGGGCAAAGGCCCAATGTTCGGCGCGATCGTAGGTGCTAAAGATTAGGCCGGCCCAATCGAGGGCAATGGCCACAATAAAGGCAATCCCGCCGGCCGAGGTCAGCAGCCACCGCCAGTTAAGGTTGTAGCGCTCGAGCAGCGGCAGCACCCGGTTGAGCCGGACGCATTGAAAGCGCCGCCAGCGCGCTTTGAACGCGTTCCAGCGCCGGGCCAGCGGATGGGGATCGCCGGTGGCTTGTTGCTGGCGCGCCCAGCCATCGGCACGCTCCTCAGCGCGGATCAGCTGCTCGTACGCCGACTCGGCCAAGTTGTAGCCCAAGATGAACCCAAAAACGTTGACGCTATAGAAGGCCAAGATCTTGAGGAAAAAGAAGTTAAACAGGGGCTGGAAATTGATCTCGCCCGACTGCAGAAACAGCAAGCCGCTGCTGTAGATGGACCAACTCAGTACGATGCCGCCGTAGTCCACCAACGGCTTGAGGATGACCTGCCGCAGCGGCACGTTGTAGTCGGTCTGGTTCATGCTCTCGTGGAAGAACTTGGCCAAGAGCTGCTTCCCCTGCGAGGGGCGCCGCGTGGGATAGTTAGGGCCGCTGGCATCGGGCTGGAAGGGGTGGCGCCGGCCTTCCAGGATCATGCGCTGCCCGATGAGGTAATAAAACAGATACTGCACGATGGTGTAGGGAATCAGCCCCGCCCAGGTAAAGGCGCGCTCCCAAGGCCCGATGCCAGTGGCAATCAAGAAAAAGCCCAGATCGCAGCCGATCTTCCAGCTCATTAGGCCCAGAGTGCGGTTGGCGACGGTCTGGTAGCGCCCCAAACGTGCATCAGCCGCCGCCGATAGCCCCGGGCTGAGCCAGCGGGCGGCGCGCGGGATGAGCCGGCGGCGGAACAGCAGCTCCTGGAAAAAGGCGACGGTCGCCAGCGGAATCACGATTTGGAACAGCTTGCTCGAGCCGTAGCTGAGCGCAGAGGAGCTGGGAACTTGGGCAACGAACTCCCACCCAATAGGCATCTCACCTGGCAAGTTCTGCAAATCTAGTAACAATAGCGCAGCACGAGCAGGCTCATGGCTCCAACGCGCAGCGGCAGCACGTTGGCGACGTTGGCGTAGCGGCCGCTGGCGGTCTCGAGCACGGTCCCGGGGGTGTAGGCCTGGGCCGACTCGGCGCCATCGCCATCGAACAGTACCGTCCACTGCCCGCTAAACCCTTCTGGGACGGGTAGCTCGTAGGGCGTGCTGCCGGCAAAGGTGTGGGGGCCAAAGTTAAACAGCGCGATCAGGGACTCATCGGCCCGAACGTGGCTGTAGCGGAACACCCCCAGCAGCGAGCTCTCGGCATTGCAGTGGTAAATCCCGGGCTGAACGAAGGACTGGAAGGTGTTCTCGCGCGTTTTGGTATAGCGGCGGAAGATGTTGCGCAGCTGCGCCATGTCGGTACGGTGCTGCCGGTGAACGCGCTCGATCTCGGCTGCCGAGAGCCCCCACTCCTGCCAGTACGCCATCTGCTCGGGGGCGACGCCAGCCCAGCTCACCTGCCAGTTGCGTCCCTCGTCGTAGCAGCCTAGCGCCAGCGAGTCCACACTCGGTACGAACATGTAGCGCAGCTTGGCCGAAAACATGGTCAGGGCTTCGGCATTGCGCACCTTGCGGCGGACGTAGTCCAGCAACTCGCCCCCGGTAAGCTCGCCCATGCGTACCAGGGACTCGCCCTGCCGCTTGGCTAGCTCGGCGGGATTGCCGCCGTAGGCCCAGGGCACGTAGGGACGCCCCCGCACGATGTGCTGGTCGTACCAGGTCTCATCGTGCAGCTGCGCATAGCAGGCTTGCGGGTATTGCAAGTTGGCGGCCTGATTGAGCTCGGCCACTAAGGTCTCGACGTTGGGGTGGCGCGGCCGCTCGCGCTTCTCGGGCGGCTTGTAGAGCTCCTCGACGATGGAAAACCCAATGGGGGCATAGAACGCGTCGATCAGCTCGCTCACCGCTGGGTTGCCCGCCACCTCAAACGTTTCGCCCAGCGCGATCAGATCGGGGGCAGCGCGGTCCAGCTCCGCGCGCAGCTCGCGGATGAAGGTTTCAGCAAAGTTCTGGTCCCGGTTGGCGTACTGCAAAACCAGCCCATCCACATAGTCGATGCGGATGAGCTTGAGGCGGTGGTTGACCGCAAAGGCTACGATTTTTTCCACCAACTGGCGCCGCACCTCGGGATCGCCGAGTTGGAACATCCAGGTGCCGTAATCCCGGAACAGATAGGCCTGGCGATCGACAAACAGCGCTTCGCCGTCCGAGCGCGCGACGCCATCCAGCGATCCGGGAAAGGGCGCGCGCACTTGGTGGGTAAAAATCAAATCCGGCACGATGCGGATGCCGCAGGCATGGAAGCGGTCCACCAGCTGCATGAAGGCATTGGCGTGCCCGATCTGCCAGTCCAGATCGACGGCGTTGTAGGTCAGGTAGTTGAAGCGCGGATCCAGCTGGGTGCGATCAGCCACCGAGGACGACACTGGTACCATGAGCTCGTCAATGCCCCACTCCGCCAGCTGGCCGGGAATGTCGGTTTGGAGCAGGCGATCGGCGATCGCCCCCTGCAGCAGCTCCTCGATGGCCTGCGGCGCGAAGCGACCGCCCTTGTAACCGGCCAGCAACCCTTCCAAGGTGGTCTCCATCAGCACGCTGGCGTGCTCCAGTTGGGACAGGCCGGTCTGCCACTGGTAAGCCAGCTTGGGCACATAGATGGTGCCGTAGAGGTTCTCCAGGGCATTAAGCGGCGCCAGGGGCTGCCACTCGCCGGCCGTATCGCGATAGCGAAACCAGAGCGGCGTTTGGGGGGCGAGGCGCTCTAGCGCCAGCGACCAATAAGCGCTCCCGCTAGCGGGACGCTCCAGTGTTTGCCAGTTGCCATCGCCGACTTTGACCTGGACGCACCACTGCTCCAGTGGCTGCGGTTCGGCCAGATCCGGCGCGGCCGGGCTAAAGCGCTGGGGCAGATAGACCATCAGCTGCAGGTCCACCTTGCCGTCCGCATAAATCTGGGTGACGTGGGACAGGCGCGTGGGTTGATAGCGCGGGCACCATCGCTCGGCCGGCTCGGTGGGCGCTCGCGGAGAGCGCGAGAGCGCTGTCTGCAGCTGCTGGAAAAACCCGACCATAAACGCGCAACGGCTATCGTTGCCGGGCGGGCAAACGGGGCATCTTGCCGCCCGCGAGCGGAAGCAGAAGCTAACGCTCCATCATGACACCGCTTGGGGCCATTTTGGCAGTTTGGCGGGCACTGGCAAGCGCCACTACTGCGGCGCCACGAACACGGCGGTGGTTCGCGAGGGGATCTCGAAGGTGCCGCCCTCGGACTCAAAGCGCGCTTGCGCGACGAGATCGCCCTCGGCCTGG of the Cyanobacteria bacterium QS_8_64_29 genome contains:
- a CDS encoding nickel pincer cofactor biosynthesis protein LarC, whose translation is MPRLAYFDCPSGIAGDMCLGALVDAGVPLGYLNAQLRQLNLAAAPQLRAETTHARGQAATQVTVAVGKAETHERDWAAIAALLQAAPLPERAARWSQQAFRALAQAEGAVHGVAPERVTFHEAGAADAIADVVGTCLGLDWLGIEQIACSALPTGGGTVRAAHGELPVPVPAVAHLWAAYRVPVYSNGIAQELVTPTGAALAVALAERFGPLPAMTPWQVGLGAGSRELAIPNLLRLWLGDAASRGSAAQEPIAVLETQLDDLSPQAIAYTTEALFGTGAADVFTQAIGMKKSRNGILLTVVCPPERAADCEAVLFRETTTLGVRHSQQVRTALPRAIRRVETPLGPVRVKVAFRSDAASQAPLGIQPEYEDCAQLARTHDCPWHVVHQMAIEAWKVQQTS
- the glmU gene encoding UDP-N-acetylglucosamine diphosphorylase/glucosamine-1-phosphate N-acetyltransferase; the encoded protein is MVAVAVLAAGRGTRMRSEHPKVLHSLSGRSMVERVLDSCEPLQPERCFAIVGYGADRVRQALQAWEGVEFVEQAQQLGTGHALRQLEPHLTDFDGDLLVLNGDVPLLRPETLQRLLQVHQRQQNAATLLTVRLPDPSGYGRVFCDEGGIVRAIVEDKDCTPEQKATDRINAGIYCFSWRQLAPVLPKLSADNAKQEYYLTEAIDFLQPVMAVDASDPDEIAGINDRAQLAAANDSLQARIKQAWMAAGVTMVDPASITIDETVRLQPDVVLEPQTHLRGHCAIGAGSRIGPGTWIDNSHIGEGATVWHSTIRDSTIAEGAQIGPYAHVRGRTQLAAGCRVGNFVEIKNTQVGANANVAHLSYLGDATLGRAVNVGAGTIVANYDGRQKHASHIGDSTKTGANSVLVAPVALGDGVTVGAGSVVTDDVPHQALVVARARQVVKENWQPEQNP
- a CDS encoding cyclomaltodextrin glucanotransferase is translated as MPRCLHCALVAILLLSAIGLGGLLGGDPARAQAAASPRTKGNLENDVLYYIIVDRFFDANSANNLPESAFPLSPELDESTRQYNRLNRLLLRQTYDPSHRYMGLYWGGDLEGVIRKLDYLQDLGVTKIVLSPIQDNANGLIYYPQSSHYLHQDAQSDLDQADGLYAHASAPFHGYWTKDWFEIDEHFRNTHGRDRFDVLRRLLDEAGRRGIGVILDLTLNHTSPYPEFRTPPAFEPDSIGFWFADNGSVYRHGERVAQYWDPATQTADPQDWFHPFQPIDTSRPDKENIQKGWLPGGLPDLDHDKPAVAQYLLDAVEFWLTFNEGGEQVAGFRLDAVKHVNADFWRTLEQRVLAIDPSAVLIGEFFGGGYREPASIDWIAETEHYTQFDFDLSLAARRFFAGERHWDGRTFMLREVTLGRQGQRYNESALQRFFHWLLDPARTLDVPRRSLDRIPNREARGWVTFLENHDEPRLKTKYPHMSERAYASAIEFLFAARGVPMIMYGAETALAVPYHPDHEGLFGMGGDPFNRPIMIWPGSPGWSAKLHRTTRRMAQLRQQHPVLRYGETRFLFPERARANEDIFMVREPQSAPEELPSRDSILYAYSTHGGRFELPLAGEGIATCQNVATGDQTPIRQGTVSLELQPETSKVFVLHREET